One genomic segment of Thermodesulfobacterium sp. TA1 includes these proteins:
- a CDS encoding AAA family ATPase, which translates to MEITAWERLIDFNSFPFQPQILRIVQTHISYVFITDLYVYKIKKPVNFGFLDYTTLEKRKYFCEREVVLNRRLCPEIYLGVVPVVKTSEGYKFEAEGELVDYAVKMKKLPEEGMMSLLLKEKSISDAHIDLIVSVLVPFYQQAETGEKVNSYGTIEVISFNTEENFVQTKDFVGIAIANYKYDHIIRFTRGFLEQQKDLFQARIDQGFIRDGHGDLYSANICFDNLKKVYIFDCIEFNERFRCGDVCSDIAFLAMDLDFHKERALSDYFITQYVSQSKDQGTKELLNFYKCYRAYVRGKVGCFTYASKEEGDPERNEVLEKARRYFDLAYHYAAGIPKLIIFMGLSGTGKSFLSQRLLSKLPAVYLSSDLIRKRLLSLNESQHYYAEFEKGIYAPEITEKIYQKMIEMAKEELSYGRDVILDATFRDIRYRSWLFDGLKGVKAEVFWIWCTAEDEVVKQRMLLRKEDTYSDALWDIYLAQKTKFEPPTECNPLLKLDTTQPVETLMFELTKFLKI; encoded by the coding sequence ATGGAAATAACAGCCTGGGAACGTTTGATAGATTTTAACTCTTTTCCGTTTCAACCTCAAATTTTAAGGATAGTGCAAACTCATATCTCTTATGTTTTTATTACAGACCTTTATGTATATAAAATCAAAAAGCCGGTCAATTTTGGTTTTTTAGACTACACTACCTTAGAGAAAAGAAAATATTTTTGTGAAAGAGAAGTAGTCCTTAACCGTAGGCTTTGTCCTGAAATATATTTAGGGGTAGTTCCTGTAGTAAAAACCTCAGAAGGATATAAGTTTGAGGCTGAGGGTGAGTTGGTAGATTATGCGGTAAAGATGAAAAAACTCCCTGAAGAAGGGATGATGTCTCTTCTTTTAAAAGAAAAAAGTATATCTGACGCTCATATAGACTTAATCGTTTCTGTGCTTGTTCCCTTTTATCAACAAGCAGAAACAGGAGAAAAGGTAAATTCTTATGGAACCATAGAGGTAATAAGTTTTAATACCGAAGAAAATTTTGTGCAAACCAAAGATTTTGTAGGTATAGCCATAGCCAATTACAAATATGACCATATTATCCGGTTTACCCGTGGGTTTTTAGAACAGCAAAAAGACCTTTTTCAGGCAAGGATAGACCAAGGATTTATTAGAGATGGTCATGGGGACCTTTATTCAGCCAACATCTGCTTTGATAATCTTAAAAAGGTTTATATTTTTGATTGTATAGAGTTTAACGAAAGGTTTAGATGCGGAGATGTATGCTCAGACATAGCCTTTTTGGCGATGGACTTAGACTTTCATAAAGAAAGAGCCCTTTCTGATTACTTTATAACTCAATATGTTTCTCAAAGTAAAGACCAAGGTACTAAGGAACTTTTAAACTTTTATAAATGCTATCGGGCTTATGTTAGGGGTAAGGTAGGCTGTTTTACCTATGCCTCAAAAGAAGAGGGAGACCCTGAAAGGAACGAAGTTTTGGAGAAGGCAAGAAGGTATTTTGACCTTGCTTATCATTACGCGGCTGGTATTCCTAAGCTTATAATTTTTATGGGTCTTTCAGGCACTGGGAAAAGCTTTCTTTCCCAAAGGCTTCTTTCTAAACTTCCTGCAGTTTATCTTTCGTCAGACTTAATCAGAAAACGTTTGTTATCTTTAAATGAATCTCAGCACTATTATGCAGAGTTTGAAAAAGGTATTTATGCCCCTGAAATTACTGAGAAGATCTATCAAAAAATGATAGAAATGGCAAAGGAAGAGCTTTCTTATGGTAGAGATGTGATTTTAGATGCAACTTTTAGGGATATAAGGTACAGGAGCTGGTTGTTTGATGGGCTTAAAGGGGTAAAGGCTGAGGTTTTTTGGATATGGTGTACTGCTGAGGACGAAGTGGTTAAACAAAGAATGCTTTTGAGAAAAGAAGACACTTATTCTGACGCTTTGTGGGATATTTATTTAGCGCAAAAGACAAAGTTTGAGCCTCCTACAGAATGTAATCCATTGCTAAAATTAGACACCACTCAACCAGTCGAAACCCTTATGTTTGAGCTCACAAAATTTTTAAAAATTTAG
- the groES gene encoding co-chaperone GroES, whose amino-acid sequence MKIRPLHDRILVQRIEEEQRTESGIIIPDTAKEKPIMGKVIAVGDGRVLENGQKQALTVKEGDKILFSKYAGTEIKIKGEEYLIMREDDVLAIIED is encoded by the coding sequence ATGAAGATTAGGCCGTTACATGATCGTATTTTAGTTCAACGTATTGAAGAAGAACAGAGGACTGAATCTGGTATCATCATTCCTGATACAGCCAAGGAAAAGCCTATTATGGGAAAGGTCATTGCTGTAGGTGATGGCAGGGTATTAGAAAATGGCCAAAAGCAGGCTTTAACCGTTAAAGAAGGAGATAAAATCCTTTTTAGCAAATATGCTGGAACTGAGATCAAAATCAAAGGAGAAGAATATCTTATCATGAGAGAAGATGACGTCTTAGCTATCATCGAAGACTAA
- the groL gene encoding chaperonin GroEL (60 kDa chaperone family; promotes refolding of misfolded polypeptides especially under stressful conditions; forms two stacked rings of heptamers to form a barrel-shaped 14mer; ends can be capped by GroES; misfolded proteins enter the barrel where they are refolded when GroES binds), whose amino-acid sequence MAAKEIIYGANTRDKILKGVNKLADAVKVTLGPKGRNVILERSFGSPLITKDGVTVAKEIELEDKFENMGAQMVKEVASKTNDVAGDGTTTATLLAQAIFQEGIKLVAAGINPMAIKRGIDKAVDIVVKELEKIAQPCKSRQEIAQVATISANNDSAIGNLIADAMDKVGKEGVITVEESKGLETYLEVVEGMQFDRGYISPYFVTDPEKMECVLEDPYILVYDKKISSMKDLLPVLEQVARSGKPILIIAEDVEGEALATLVVNKLRGVLQCCAVKAPGFGERRKAMLQDIAILTGGTFVSEELGMKLENVQLKDLGRARRVVITKENTTIIDGAGKKEDIEARIKQIRAQIEETTSDYDREKLQERLAKLVGGVAVIYVGAATETEMKEKKARVEDALNATKAAVEEGIVPGGGTAYIRCLPALEAAKFDGDEQYGIEIIKKALEAPLRQIAFNAGFEGSIIVEKVKEGKDSFGFDAATGEFKDLVAAGIIDPKKVSRCALQNAASVAGLLLTTEAMVAEKPKKEEKMPPMPGGEF is encoded by the coding sequence ATGGCTGCAAAAGAAATTATTTATGGGGCTAATACGAGGGACAAAATTTTAAAAGGTGTCAATAAGTTAGCTGATGCTGTAAAAGTTACCCTTGGTCCTAAAGGAAGAAACGTCATTTTAGAAAGGTCTTTTGGTTCTCCTTTGATTACTAAAGACGGTGTAACTGTAGCTAAGGAAATAGAGTTAGAAGATAAATTTGAAAACATGGGCGCTCAGATGGTAAAGGAAGTTGCTTCTAAAACTAACGATGTAGCCGGAGACGGAACCACCACCGCTACTTTACTTGCCCAGGCTATCTTTCAAGAGGGTATCAAGCTTGTAGCTGCCGGTATCAATCCTATGGCTATTAAACGTGGTATCGATAAGGCTGTAGACATCGTGGTAAAAGAACTTGAAAAAATAGCTCAACCTTGCAAATCTCGTCAGGAAATCGCCCAGGTAGCTACGATTTCTGCTAATAATGACTCTGCCATCGGAAATCTTATTGCCGATGCTATGGATAAGGTAGGAAAAGAAGGAGTTATCACGGTAGAAGAGTCTAAAGGACTTGAAACCTACCTTGAAGTAGTTGAGGGTATGCAGTTTGATAGAGGATATATTTCTCCTTATTTTGTGACTGATCCTGAAAAAATGGAATGTGTATTAGAAGACCCATATATTTTAGTTTATGATAAAAAAATCAGCTCTATGAAAGACCTTTTGCCTGTGCTTGAGCAGGTAGCTAGGTCTGGCAAGCCTATTTTAATCATTGCTGAGGATGTAGAAGGCGAGGCTTTGGCTACCTTGGTAGTAAACAAGCTTAGAGGAGTGCTTCAGTGCTGCGCTGTAAAAGCTCCTGGTTTTGGAGAAAGAAGAAAAGCCATGCTTCAAGACATCGCCATTTTAACCGGTGGTACTTTTGTATCAGAAGAACTTGGCATGAAACTTGAAAACGTTCAGCTTAAAGACCTTGGAAGGGCAAGAAGGGTGGTAATAACCAAAGAAAATACTACTATCATCGATGGTGCCGGAAAGAAAGAAGACATCGAGGCCCGTATTAAACAAATCCGTGCCCAGATTGAAGAGACCACCTCTGATTATGACCGTGAAAAACTTCAGGAAAGATTGGCTAAACTTGTGGGTGGTGTAGCGGTGATTTACGTGGGTGCTGCTACTGAGACAGAGATGAAAGAAAAGAAAGCAAGGGTTGAAGACGCCCTTAACGCTACCAAAGCTGCTGTAGAAGAAGGTATAGTTCCTGGTGGTGGCACTGCCTATATTAGGTGCTTACCAGCTTTAGAGGCTGCAAAGTTTGACGGAGATGAGCAGTATGGTATAGAAATCATCAAAAAGGCTTTAGAGGCGCCTTTGCGTCAGATTGCCTTTAACGCTGGATTTGAAGGGTCTATCATCGTAGAAAAGGTAAAAGAAGGAAAAGATAGCTTTGGTTTTGACGCTGCTACTGGAGAATTTAAAGATTTAGTTGCTGCCGGTATTATCGATCCTAAGAAGGTAAGCCGTTGTGCCCTTCAAAATGCCGCCTCTGTGGCTGGGTTATTGCTAACTACTGAAGCTATGGTGGCTGAGAAACCTAAAAAAGAAGAAAAAATGCCTCCTATGCCCGGAGGAGAGTTCTAA
- a CDS encoding rubredoxin: MISKDLKNAWVCMVPNCGYIYLPSKGDKLNHIPPNTPFEALPETWTCPNCGNVKNNFKRLKELVEEK; the protein is encoded by the coding sequence ATGATAAGCAAAGATTTAAAAAATGCATGGGTATGTATGGTACCTAACTGTGGTTACATTTATCTTCCTTCTAAAGGGGACAAACTAAATCATATACCTCCGAACACACCTTTTGAAGCCCTTCCAGAAACCTGGACCTGTCCTAACTGTGGAAACGTTAAAAACAACTTTAAAAGATTAAAAGAGTTAGTAGAAGAAAAATAA
- the purD gene encoding phosphoribosylamine--glycine ligase — MRILVLGGGGREHAICYVLRKSKSLEKLYCIPGNGGIEEIAEVPKGVKANDFSELLDFCRKGNIDLVLPGPEEPLVKGVRDFIEKEGIKVFGPDVFGASLEGSKVFAKEMMVKAGVPTARFEVFDDPDKAKQYVEKVGAPLVVKADGLCAGKGVFVCDAKEEAFQAIEKLMEQKIFGEAGKRVVIEEKLEGEEASYIVLTDGEHFKALPTSQDHKRLLDGDQGPNTGGMGAYSPTPLITPELKTEIETRVISPVLKTLAKEGHPYLGFLYAGLMIVGNTPYVLEFNCRLGDPETQVILPRVENDFVELLTAALKGELYKIDLVESRKSCVCVVMASKGYPEKYEKGKKIEGLDEAKKLEDVIIFHAGTTKEGDAFYTAGGRVLGVTALGKDIPSAIERAYQAVSLIKFEGAHYRRDIGKRYFKYIS, encoded by the coding sequence ATGAGGATATTGGTCCTTGGTGGTGGAGGTAGAGAACATGCCATCTGTTATGTGCTTAGAAAATCAAAAAGTCTTGAAAAACTTTACTGTATCCCTGGAAACGGAGGGATTGAAGAGATAGCCGAGGTTCCTAAAGGGGTTAAAGCCAACGATTTTTCTGAGCTTTTAGACTTTTGTCGTAAAGGAAACATAGACTTAGTTTTACCAGGTCCTGAAGAGCCCTTGGTAAAAGGGGTAAGAGATTTTATTGAAAAAGAGGGGATTAAGGTTTTTGGTCCTGATGTTTTTGGTGCAAGCCTTGAGGGTAGTAAGGTTTTTGCTAAAGAGATGATGGTTAAGGCTGGGGTTCCTACTGCAAGGTTTGAGGTATTTGACGACCCTGATAAAGCCAAACAATATGTGGAGAAAGTTGGCGCTCCTCTTGTGGTTAAGGCAGACGGACTTTGTGCAGGCAAAGGGGTTTTTGTGTGTGATGCCAAAGAAGAAGCTTTTCAGGCTATAGAAAAGTTAATGGAACAAAAGATCTTTGGAGAAGCAGGCAAAAGGGTGGTAATAGAAGAAAAACTTGAAGGAGAAGAGGCCTCTTATATCGTCCTTACGGACGGAGAACACTTTAAAGCCTTACCTACTTCTCAAGACCATAAAAGGCTTTTAGACGGAGACCAAGGGCCTAACACCGGAGGCATGGGTGCCTATTCTCCTACCCCACTTATTACCCCAGAGCTTAAAACGGAGATAGAAACTCGGGTTATTTCTCCTGTGCTTAAGACCTTGGCTAAGGAAGGTCATCCCTATCTTGGGTTTTTGTATGCAGGATTGATGATCGTAGGCAACACCCCTTATGTGCTTGAGTTTAACTGTCGTTTAGGAGACCCTGAAACCCAGGTTATCCTTCCAAGAGTAGAAAACGATTTTGTTGAACTCTTGACAGCAGCCCTCAAGGGTGAGTTATATAAAATCGACTTAGTTGAAAGTAGGAAGTCTTGCGTATGCGTGGTGATGGCAAGCAAAGGTTATCCAGAAAAATATGAAAAGGGTAAGAAGATAGAGGGGTTAGACGAGGCTAAAAAACTTGAAGATGTGATCATCTTTCATGCAGGCACCACAAAAGAAGGGGATGCCTTTTACACCGCAGGCGGAAGGGTGTTAGGGGTTACTGCCCTTGGAAAAGACATCCCCTCAGCCATAGAACGTGCCTATCAGGCGGTATCCTTAATTAAGTTTGAAGGAGCTCACTACCGGAGAGACATCGGAAAACGTTATTTTAAATATATTTCTTAA
- the purE gene encoding 5-(carboxyamino)imidazole ribonucleotide mutase: MKVGVIMGSDSDLAVMKDALETLEKFDIPFETIIASAHRTPEKVHEWVTTAEKRGIEVIIAGAGMAAHLPGVVASLTTLPVIGVPIKGKALEGLDALFSIVQMPPGIPVATVAINGAKNAALLALQILGIKYPEVKQKLLDYKQKMKEEVLKKAEKLETLGYKKYLEG, from the coding sequence ATGAAGGTAGGTGTTATCATGGGAAGTGATTCAGACCTTGCAGTGATGAAAGACGCTTTAGAGACTTTAGAAAAATTTGATATACCCTTTGAAACAATCATAGCCTCTGCCCACAGAACCCCTGAGAAGGTTCATGAATGGGTTACCACCGCAGAAAAAAGAGGGATAGAGGTAATCATCGCAGGTGCAGGCATGGCAGCCCATCTACCTGGTGTGGTAGCCTCCTTAACCACCCTTCCGGTGATAGGTGTTCCTATTAAAGGTAAGGCCTTAGAAGGACTTGATGCCCTTTTTTCTATAGTGCAGATGCCACCTGGCATCCCGGTTGCAACCGTAGCGATAAACGGTGCCAAAAACGCAGCCCTCTTAGCCCTGCAAATCCTTGGGATAAAATATCCTGAGGTAAAACAAAAGCTATTAGACTACAAACAAAAGATGAAAGAAGAGGTGCTTAAAAAGGCTGAAAAACTTGAGACCTTAGGGTACAAAAAATATTTAGAAGGCTAA
- a CDS encoding IS110 family transposase yields the protein MTHYIGVDISKDNFHFCILNHEAKTLSSGKLSMSLQGFSDFFNLLKTLSDPIVVMESSGRFHIPLYCFLVEKDIQTFILNPKIVHRFFEFISANNPSKYDTKDAKILALFALNNPEFLKSYPENSELRSASRLIQKLKHELAEAKTQIKYALTVLFPEAEKHFNIYSHSFLNILLKFPSAKTLKKAKPNEISEIIKSSVPKGKTPSFSPDEVINLAKNSIGVDNPYLSQTLIIYIEKLFFLEPRIKKLEEMLVEKMDEDQQEQIKLISSIKGISSKLASLFLAEIRDVKRFSNAKKLIKFAGTDPVTKQSGKYKAKMSISKQGSSFLRNVLFQMAVGVVKWNFYFRSYFIRKKKNFGSYKKAMIAVVNKLIRVIYAICRKKTFFNPAFSKFPVLEVSHV from the coding sequence ATGACCCATTACATCGGTGTTGACATTTCTAAAGATAACTTCCACTTCTGCATCCTTAACCATGAAGCTAAAACCCTCTCCTCCGGCAAACTCTCTATGTCTCTTCAAGGCTTCTCTGATTTCTTTAACCTTCTCAAAACCCTCTCTGACCCTATCGTTGTTATGGAATCCTCTGGTAGGTTCCACATCCCCCTTTACTGCTTCCTCGTTGAAAAAGATATCCAAACCTTCATCCTTAACCCTAAAATCGTCCACAGATTCTTTGAATTTATCTCCGCTAACAACCCCTCTAAATACGACACAAAAGATGCCAAAATCCTTGCACTCTTCGCTCTTAATAACCCTGAATTCCTTAAATCCTATCCTGAAAACTCTGAACTCCGTAGTGCTTCTCGTCTTATCCAAAAACTTAAACATGAACTTGCTGAAGCTAAAACTCAAATCAAATACGCCCTCACTGTTCTTTTCCCAGAAGCTGAAAAGCACTTTAATATTTACTCCCACTCCTTCCTTAACATACTCCTTAAATTCCCCTCTGCTAAAACCCTTAAAAAAGCTAAACCAAATGAAATTTCCGAAATTATTAAATCCTCTGTTCCTAAAGGTAAAACCCCTTCCTTTTCTCCCGATGAAGTCATAAACCTTGCTAAAAACTCTATCGGGGTTGACAATCCTTATCTCTCTCAAACTCTTATCATCTACATCGAAAAACTCTTTTTCCTTGAGCCAAGAATAAAAAAGCTTGAAGAGATGCTTGTAGAGAAAATGGATGAAGACCAGCAAGAACAAATTAAGCTCATTTCCTCTATAAAAGGTATTTCCTCTAAACTTGCAAGTCTCTTTTTGGCTGAAATCAGAGACGTAAAAAGATTTTCTAATGCCAAAAAGCTCATAAAGTTTGCGGGCACAGACCCAGTAACAAAACAATCTGGTAAGTATAAAGCTAAGATGAGCATATCTAAGCAAGGGTCGAGCTTTCTCAGAAATGTTCTTTTCCAGATGGCGGTAGGTGTAGTAAAATGGAATTTTTACTTCAGATCCTATTTTATACGTAAGAAGAAAAACTTTGGCAGTTATAAGAAAGCTATGATAGCAGTTGTAAACAAACTTATAAGAGTTATCTATGCAATTTGTAGAAAAAAAACTTTCTTTAATCCTGCTTTTTCTAAGTTCCCTGTTCTGGAGGTCTCTCATGTTTAA
- a CDS encoding prepilin-type N-terminal cleavage/methylation domain-containing protein, protein MGRSKGFTLVELLIVVAIIAILAAIAIPQFTKYRKNAAIAACQSDLRNAVTQCAAYLAENPQATSCPQGNATASMGTPTISIDNATGSISASAPCKGAATGVTCTIYSNGTVSCQ, encoded by the coding sequence ATGGGTAGAAGTAAAGGTTTTACTTTAGTTGAGCTTTTGATCGTGGTAGCTATCATCGCTATTTTAGCAGCTATTGCCATCCCTCAGTTTACAAAGTACAGGAAAAACGCTGCCATCGCTGCTTGCCAATCTGATTTGAGAAATGCGGTTACCCAATGTGCAGCCTATCTTGCAGAAAATCCTCAGGCAACAAGTTGTCCTCAAGGAAATGCAACAGCTAGTATGGGAACACCTACAATATCTATTGATAACGCTACAGGTTCTATTAGTGCATCTGCCCCCTGTAAAGGGGCTGCTACTGGTGTAACTTGTACGATTTATTCTAACGGAACGGTTAGTTGTCAATAA
- a CDS encoding prepilin-type N-terminal cleavage/methylation domain-containing protein has translation MSKAFTLVELLIVIAIIAILVGMAIIAYHQYLPKAIRASLLSDLRNCISELVIAKQENPNASLPQVVARCPKSKYTQSLTLESVSPIKLTATSISGEVSCSYNETSGAISCIDI, from the coding sequence ATGTCTAAAGCCTTTACTTTAGTAGAGCTTTTAATAGTCATAGCTATTATAGCCATCCTTGTAGGGATGGCTATAATAGCTTATCATCAATATTTACCAAAAGCTATCAGAGCTTCTCTTCTTTCTGATCTCAGAAACTGTATTAGCGAACTTGTTATCGCTAAGCAAGAAAACCCTAATGCTTCTCTACCTCAGGTGGTAGCCCGATGTCCTAAGTCTAAATATACTCAAAGCCTAACTCTTGAGTCTGTATCTCCTATAAAGCTTACTGCAACCTCTATCTCAGGAGAGGTTTCTTGTAGCTACAACGAGACCTCTGGTGCTATTTCCTGCATCGATATTTAA
- a CDS encoding radical SAM protein, whose amino-acid sequence MEEKEPREKKRLLFGPVRSRRLDRSLGIDLVPRKVCSMDCLYCEVGKTTFLTTERKFYFTKEEIEEAVFSAKEKQDLFDVFTITGSGEPTLNLYFEETLFLAKKHLSKPVAVLTNSTFLHLSSVREALCEADLVLPSLDSAREETFFLINRPAKEVSLERIIEGLRCLRREMKGEMWLEVFFLAGINDTREDLEALKKAIEEIDPHRVQLNTAVRPVAYQGVKPVSYKRLQEIATFLGEKSEVIVSKERLERRLLALSLENLEKEIVAYVKRRPAQLEELSQAFGVEPKVLLKAIEHLCEKGLLHLKTLEGQIYYTA is encoded by the coding sequence ATGGAGGAAAAGGAACCGAGGGAAAAAAAGCGTTTGCTCTTTGGTCCGGTTAGGTCAAGAAGGCTGGATAGGTCTCTTGGTATAGACTTAGTCCCAAGAAAGGTTTGTTCTATGGATTGTCTTTATTGCGAGGTAGGAAAGACCACCTTTCTTACTACTGAAAGGAAGTTTTACTTTACCAAAGAGGAGATAGAAGAGGCTGTTTTCTCTGCTAAAGAAAAACAGGATCTTTTTGATGTTTTTACCATAACCGGAAGTGGAGAGCCTACTTTAAACCTTTATTTTGAAGAGACCCTTTTTTTAGCCAAAAAACACCTTTCAAAGCCTGTGGCAGTGCTTACCAACAGCACTTTTTTACACCTCTCTTCGGTGAGGGAGGCTTTGTGTGAGGCAGACCTTGTTCTTCCCTCTCTTGATTCTGCAAGAGAGGAGACTTTTTTTCTTATAAACCGTCCGGCTAAGGAAGTAAGTTTAGAGAGGATAATAGAAGGCTTAAGGTGTTTAAGAAGAGAGATGAAAGGGGAAATGTGGCTTGAGGTGTTTTTTCTTGCAGGCATAAACGATACCAGAGAGGATTTAGAAGCCTTAAAAAAGGCTATAGAGGAGATAGACCCTCATAGGGTTCAGTTAAACACTGCCGTAAGGCCGGTGGCTTATCAAGGGGTGAAGCCTGTTTCTTATAAGAGGTTGCAGGAAATAGCAACTTTTTTAGGAGAAAAGTCTGAGGTCATAGTTAGTAAAGAAAGGCTTGAAAGAAGGCTTTTAGCCCTTAGTTTAGAAAACTTAGAAAAAGAGATAGTAGCTTACGTAAAAAGAAGACCAGCCCAGCTTGAAGAACTAAGTCAGGCCTTTGGGGTTGAACCAAAGGTTTTGTTGAAGGCTATAGAACATCTTTGTGAAAAAGGCCTTTTACACTTAAAGACCTTAGAGGGGCAAATCTACTACACAGCTTAA
- the scpB gene encoding SMC-Scp complex subunit ScpB has protein sequence MFHEKKFYKKVIEAVLFVAGRSVSLKELCQVCDNLPKDDLRSLLEELKKDYQERGVRLVEVAEGYRLETAPELADYLKAFLKPKGFKWTKALLETLAIIAYFQPITRAEISAKRGGVDVGASIRTLLENNFIRVVGRKDVPGRPLLYGTTPFFLEYFGLKSLKDLPPIEELKSLIGRED, from the coding sequence ATGTTTCACGAAAAAAAATTTTATAAAAAAGTGATAGAGGCTGTGCTTTTTGTGGCTGGAAGGTCGGTTAGTCTGAAGGAGTTGTGCCAAGTTTGTGACAACCTACCTAAGGATGATTTGCGGAGCCTTTTAGAGGAGTTAAAGAAGGATTATCAAGAAAGGGGGGTTAGGCTGGTTGAGGTAGCAGAGGGATACAGGTTAGAAACCGCCCCTGAATTAGCAGACTATCTTAAGGCCTTTTTAAAACCTAAAGGTTTTAAATGGACCAAAGCCCTTCTTGAGACCTTAGCGATAATAGCTTATTTTCAGCCGATTACCAGGGCTGAAATTTCTGCCAAAAGAGGAGGGGTGGATGTAGGGGCTTCTATTAGAACGTTACTTGAGAATAACTTTATCAGAGTGGTTGGTAGAAAAGACGTCCCAGGAAGACCTCTTCTTTACGGGACTACTCCCTTTTTTTTAGAGTATTTTGGTTTAAAATCTCTTAAAGACCTTCCGCCTATAGAGGAATTAAAGAGCTTGATAGGAAGGGAAGATTAA
- the hisH gene encoding imidazole glycerol phosphate synthase subunit HisH has protein sequence MIGIVDYKAGNLTSVARALSFFGYKWIISHKPEELKKAERIIFPGVGAAKSAMDSLKETGLDEFLKEAFLRGVPILGICLGTQVIFEESEEDGGTKTLGILKGKVKRFPEPLVFEEEKLKVPHMGWNQVVWQKPHPVFQGLDPEYEYYFVHSYYIVPEEEEIIYGITFHGIYFPSAIAYKNLVALQFHPEKSGKPGLQILNQFCRWNP, from the coding sequence ATGATAGGAATAGTAGATTACAAGGCTGGCAACCTTACCAGTGTAGCCAGAGCTCTTTCTTTTTTTGGGTATAAATGGATTATTTCTCACAAGCCAGAGGAGCTTAAAAAGGCAGAAAGGATTATTTTCCCTGGGGTTGGGGCAGCTAAAAGCGCTATGGATAGTTTAAAAGAGACAGGTTTAGACGAGTTTTTAAAAGAGGCTTTTTTAAGAGGGGTGCCTATTTTAGGGATTTGTCTTGGTACACAGGTGATTTTTGAAGAAAGCGAAGAGGATGGAGGAACAAAAACTTTAGGTATATTAAAGGGTAAGGTAAAGAGGTTTCCTGAACCTCTTGTTTTTGAAGAGGAAAAACTTAAAGTGCCTCATATGGGTTGGAACCAGGTAGTTTGGCAAAAACCTCATCCTGTTTTCCAGGGACTTGACCCAGAATACGAATATTATTTTGTTCACAGCTATTATATAGTGCCAGAAGAAGAAGAGATAATATATGGGATAACCTTTCATGGTATTTATTTCCCCTCGGCCATAGCTTATAAAAATTTAGTAGCTTTACAGTTTCATCCTGAGAAAAGCGGAAAGCCAGGTCTTCAAATCTTAAACCAGTTTTGTCGTTGGAACCCCTAA